TATGACATATAGATTACATAAAGATAGTTTTATATGGTTTCCTAAAgacataataacataaatatgttCCTTAACTTGGATTCAACggacatttatgcccttcaattTTTAGTGTGTACAATTAGGCATATcgaaacttgtataaaattgaataaatagatATATACGTCCTACGTgacataatacatgttaattcTGCTATATAGGGCATAAAATTGTCATGTATGACCTCACATAGAATGAATGAGGctattgttcaattttataaaaggTTAAGTGTTTACTTATGCACacctaaaattaaaagaaataaatatcagttgatatcaaattaaataacacGTTTATGTCTAAATTTCTGCTTCCCTATATATAACGTTACGagaaaaaagacaaaagagagTCACAGACTTTATCTCATTTGTAATTTCTACTAGTAGGACAAAGAAAGGTAAACCTATggacaaaacaaaaaataattacaccTTTACATGGACCAACTACATTGCTTTTTACAGCTAAGTTTTTCTTTTCCCCCAGTCTTGTAATTATAAAACTCCTGTCTTCGAACCAACATGTTTTCTTGTCATTTAGAGATTAATGACAAAAAGATGACATTGGTGTCACGAGTTTGAATCGTGAaagtaattattaatatttatatcatgGTTTTCTTCATTTGTGACCTTCTCCTAGCCCAACATAAACGTATGATGATTTGTGCATCGAACTGCTTTttatttcatctaaaaaaaggGAAACCTTATAGCAATTGTAGAATTGTTTGTGTCTGATTTATAGGTCATGAAAACGAGCAAGCAACCACTAACCCTTATATTATACTTCCTTTGTCTCACTTTGTATGCTGAAGTTTGACTTCATGATATCGAGtttgagaaagaacaaaaaaaacttcGGAAACTTATggtataaaataaatgatagatTTTTTGTAgaattagaaattatttaattaaaaataaaaaagacattttaaatttaaaaaattactaaatataaaaatatatcaatctattttcaaactcaatgaaaaaaaaagtaaattatataaattgatacattaaaaaaagtaGATTGTTTGCATCACATCTTAAGTCTTGGGGTGCAATCCTTCCAAAATGGCACATCTGTGCCCTTTAATTAATCTTAACAAAGAATTTATGTTAAATACcccatcatttttaaaaaaatgtacacTACAAATTGCTCAAAGGATATCTGTAagtatactttttttaaaaaaatgtggaCTTCGTAGTGTCGAAAATAAGATAAGTTACTACTAATCGATAAagatgatataaaaaaatattttgatcaaccaaacacaaaaaaaaatctcttaaaaaaatacatcttttcTTATaccaaatacattttttttttatgaaatatggTTTGAGTACTTAACACTATTTACAAAAGAAATAACGTTTTTGTAACATAATTATTATcgtaaatatatcaaaatcgtatttcattaattataaaacttttgaaatttgtgatACTTTAAAAATCACTTctcaaagagaaaaaatagaaagtcTAAACCAAAATACTTTTCAACTATAAAAGTGTTTTCCTTCCATTTTAAACgatctaataaaaaaatagcatAAACAATCAAATCAATACTTATAGTAAGATCCAATCGAACAAAATgaatacaacaacatactctataaaatttcacaaattgAGTCTGGAAAAGTATAATGTTCGCAGAGTTTACTCCTATCTCATGCACATAAGGAATTTGTTTCGAAAGACCCTCGAttcaaatatgaataaaaaattagataaaaccATACCAAGAAAATCCACAATGACTCTTCCATCACTTGCCCTTCCAGTTGGTCTTTTAAAATAAGTCATTCCATAAGGAGGCCCTTGAGATGGAAATGCAGCATTAAATCCACCAGTATCACTATTTGAAtctccaaaattaaaaattgctTCAAATGCACATTTGCTTTCCACCAAATTATTACAAGTtgttgttataataataataactaaaataaaccaAACCACAATTGATGAAAACCAACaactcattattttttctattgtttttttcctctcaaaaacaaaaagtattATAGTATAAAGTAATGGATTATGTTGAgacatttttttccattttatagaAAGGAAAGCCAATGCATGTGAACAACATCAATTGCTGACGCAATAAATTATTGTATGTACAAACAAATACTGTTACTAATACTTATAAAATTCATATCCTAATAAATTCAAGGGAcggattcaaaattttcatataaagaatttaaaaaataaatatataaaatataatgtatctaGTTCATATGAATCAATCTTGGATATTAGGGGTGCAATTTGAATGTCTAGACTCTAGACTGTAGAGCTAATCTTTTAATTTGCAGATTGTTTAGGAATTTcaaattctcttttatatatatatatatatatatatatatatatatatatatatatatatatataccttatatatttttttcagagAGATATATATCTATCAGAGTGCAAGAAGCAGATTCAatagaatttaataatttaaaaaagttgGCATGATACATATACATGAGTTTTAACCTGACCTCATTTCACATTTATATCCTTTAACTTTGGGTGTACACAAATAGACACTcgaatttgtataaagttgaacaagttgACACATTAGTCCTATGTGATACAATACACATAGGACGCCACGTAAAATGCAAATTACCATTAGAATGTCACATATGACGTGTACGTGTGTGTctattttgttcaattttacacaaatttaagtgtctacttgcgTACACTCAAAAttgaaggacataaatataaaatgagacaatgttaaaggacatatttatgtattatgccttaaaaatttatttaatacgTACAACTTATTAGTTTCAAGCCCAAATAATTCAACGGGACTAAATTTTTaaactcataaaattttaaattctgacTGACTCATATCTGTACTATAGAAAGTGTTGTATCTCTTGTTCTTTGCTTCCTAGTTCCTACCAGTTCATTTACATgattaagaacaaaaaaagaacaacTGTATCCTTTGATTTTGGGTGATGTTGAGGTTGGGGGGAAAGAACTCATCATTAACTTGGAAAATGCAATAAAGTAACATATGTACAAAATTGTATTCTTTGGATTTagttaaaaagaagaaagaggcAAATATGAACATTTTTCTAAACTGTTGGCAAGCACGAGTTAGCTAGCAAGAAACAATGATGATAAGCTCATGCACAACAAACAACTATATAACGTATTCAATATAATTCCGTAAGTGAagtttgaaaaaatagaatCGATAAATGTAAAGAGTCTGTTCGTAATATTACAGCTATACAAGTCcaatattatttagttaatacATCTACAACTATTTGTGTAATGAAGATCTATTATTAGTATATTTGGTATTCAATCAATATAACATAGAGTTCAAAAAGTCACATATAcaaattgatataaataaaaaaaaattaaacatatttgTTGTACTAAAATATACAACGAATGatatacaatttatatataatatggaGTTCAAAATGTATATAGTGAAcgaaaaattacttaattatacGCATTTGTTTACTTAAAATATACAATGACTTGTATACAATCTATATAATATAGAGTTCAAACTGTAATAAATACAAACTAATATAAGTAAAcgaaaaaattatacaattatgaACATTTGTTGAtttaaaatatacaagaaattttATACAATCTATAGGATATGGAGTGACATATACGAACTGCGATaagtcaaatgaaaaaaatttcaattatatatacatatttgatGACTTAAAATATAGTGACTTATATACAAACTATACATTATACAATATGctcaaacacataaacatacaCAAACAGACTTAATCTAAAATTTGATACTAATTATACACATATGCAAATGATTTTCAACCAAACAACTACTTCATATAGAATGTTAAAACGctcaaaactattttaaatttataaataactaTACAATTCAAACAGATATTCGTAGTCAATAACATAATTTTGCAAATTAAACACGAATTAACcaattaatatatgaaaagtCACGAAAATATACAACTCGTAATGATAGATTGTTGACAATccatcaaaaaatcaaaaaattccGTTTTAATTCTGAAGAAGTTTCGATATAATGAATGCGTTGTGTTTCGTCAAGAAGAAGTCTTAGCTGAAGTATTCTAATTAAActaaataacttttatttaagatattatTTCCTTAATTGCTCCATAATTAGtcatatataattaaacaagattttatataattattttataatacatagctaagcaaacttatactacTTAATTATCTAACATAGTTAATGTTTGTTTATATTACCACTCGCAGCCATCTAATTTCGATAATTACGTTTTTTTATTCTCCTTATTTGTATAGCCGCGTATAACATTCTTTTCCTTATATACAAATGAGTCTATTCTCTCTCTTCAGTAACTTGcccttattttctctttttttctctcaatcaaaattgaattcaatcgttatttcaaatttataggCAATTGTTTTACAGTTAAATTcccttttacatttttttttgtgatttcatcatttttatatttgtatttgtatatcgctggaatttcttttgatttaagattttcaaatttGTGTATCTAAAGATGAAGAAGGTGAAACAGTTGatgtaatttgtataaaattatttgtataaacTTTTGAAGTTTGGATCTACAATACATTGTATATATTCATACAAATTCATTTGgtatatcataattcaattatatatttatgaagtaaaagaaaatctcagtttagttttttaaataaataacatgTTACTATAGTTCTTTGTATTTGGGTTTGGTTTGGGTAATCTGTACCCTAGTACgttgtataataatataattgtataattatttttcaaattgtataaattatttgtataaacATTTAAAGCTCGAATTTACTAttgtatattttgttgtttttacatcTTCTCTTGAGTTTTGTTGTTcgtataaatttatatatttgtatacgcATTTTCTCTTAAAGGTATCCATTTGACAACGCAGTCAATGTAACAGTTTGCATCATCCCATTTTTCAGAATGTTTTACCAAAATACAGATGTAAGAGTTTAGACAAAAATAACTcatgtatacatatacaaacatgaattcaaaaatatacaaaacacatcaaaagataattttatgacaaaataaataatgtaaaattatacatatacaaaatatacaagTCCATAAGCAATTATACAAGTCCACAGACAAAATTTATGTCAATTATACAACTACAAAAGTAATTAGTTAACTTAACCCCCCAACAATTAATTATACAGATATAAACATTAATCCCATCAAGTCTAATTATACACATACAAGTACTAACTTATAAGATTCTAcaaataatgtaaaattatacatatagaATACATACAAGTCTATaaacaataattgataaatatatttatacaattacggacgaattcaattttataatctaCTATACATTTATGTACCCAAATTGCAGATATGAAGCCGTCTCTCTCGATCAATTCACGTACAactgaaaataattttctcaatCAAAATCTAATTATCAATCGAGTAATTATACAATCATGgataaaaattagttaattctCGATCTATTAGAATACAATTGCAAACACCTTATTGAGAATCATAGCTATCTATTTTCCTAGCAGCAGAgttagttaatattttcttgttagttgttagttagttagttagtcaCATTGTTAGTTAGTTAATCACATTGTTAGTTGGTTAGTTGGTTAGtcacattttttcttcttctttgattagtctAGAAACTTCCAAGTCACATGTATATAATGAAGGAGTCGTAGATGAAATGAAGCATGATTTTGGAATGAAACATATTGCTATTCtctccttcttcttcctctttacAATGGCTGTTAGTTCACTGCATCAATGAAGCCATTGGAGTTGTTAACTCACTGTATCAGTGAGTTCTTgttatggtatcagagcagggttAGATTCTCTCGTTTTTGTATCTGTGGGATCTGTGTTTGATCCTAATTCTTCATCCAAGTTCATTGGTTTGCCATGACAGAAGTCACAACTCAAGCAACTGGCACTAGAATTGATATGAACGGTGTATTCTATGTGCATCCTTCAGATAATCCAAAAACACCACTTGTTCCAACTCAATTTGATGGAGTTGGATACAGATCATGGAGAAGAGGCATCTTACGAGCTTTGTCTGTGAAGAATAAGTCAGTTTTTATTGATGGAAGTTGTGTGAAGCCAGCTAAAAATTCACCACAAGCTCGTCAATGGCAGAGATGTGATGATATGGTAACTTCATGGATATTGAATTCTCTCACCAAAGAGATTGCAGATAGTGTTGAATATGTTAACAATTCCTGTGAACTTTGGAAGGAGCTAAAAGACAGATATGACCAGACAAATGATGCAAAACTATATCAGATTCAAAAGGAAATTGATGATTTAACACAGGGAACATTAGACATCACTGTCTATTACACAAAATTGAAGAAGCTGTGGGAAGAATTAAATACTTTGAAACACCAAGAGCATATGCACATGTACATGTACCTGTGGTGCCAAGGATAGCATGCACAAATCAGAACAAGACAGACGATTGATACAATTCCTCATGGGATTGAATGAAGTTTACACTGTGATTAGAGGTAACATACTCATGATGAGTCTTCTTCCTTCTACTGCACAGGCTTTCTCTCTGTTAATTcaagaggaaaaacaaagagaatatAGGCCTATCCGTCGTACACCTATGGAGTCAATCTCACTAAATGCAAATGCTGGCAGAGGATCACAAGGTGGTAGAGGATATAGAACAAATTTCTCAAGTAGTAGTGAATTGAGTAACAATGGTAATAGAAGTGTTTTGATCTGTGATTTTTGTAAGAAACAAGGTCACATTAAGGAGAAGTGTTATAAGCTATATGGATATCCTCCAAAGAATAATGTTCTTAACAATAGAACAAACAATACACAACAGTTCAATGCACAACAATTCAGGCAGAACAATAATCAAAATTTCAGAGGAAGAAGGATTGTGGCAAATGCACATGGGGAAGAATGCTCACAAGAAAACAGTAATTCAAATGAtgtcatcacacaagaacaataTGGTCACATTATGAGCTTGTTACAACAGTTCCAGACTGATAGTTCAGGAGAGGATTCTAAGAACAATGCTGAATCTAATAAGTTTGCAGGTACAATACTATGTACTTCTTCTATTGAGTTTGGTACTGCTTCATGCAAATGTTCTAGATCAAGCATTGACTTGAGGATTATTGACTCAGGAGCTTCAAACCATATGACACATAATAAATCTTCATTAAAAACATTCAAACATTACCCTATCCTATACTTGTTTCACTTCCAAATGGATACAAAGTCAAAGTGACAGAGTTTGGTGATGTACATATTACACCTAAAATGGTCTTAAACAAAGTATTACATGTTCCTTCTTTTAAACATAATCTCATTTCAGTCCAGTCCTTAGTTTCCTCAATGAAGTGTATGATTTCTTTTACTAATACAACCTGTCTATTACAGGCCCCTTCAGTGAAGAGGCCTCAGGCAATTGGTAGTAGCAAGGATGGCATTTACTACATGTGTGGAAGATGCTTGAAAAATGCTACTCAAACCACTGACTTTGTTTGTAGTTGCCTACCTCATGTATGTAGGAGTATTCCTTTTCCAAGTTCAGTTTGTAATGAATCATTTGTGGAAGAATCCAAAAAACTTCCTGTGATGTCTGTTTGTTTATCTACTGAAAATACAAGTGTGTTGAATAATTGTGGATCTCTTGAATCTCTTAAGGATGATGTGGATTtactgtggcacaacagacttggccATGTACCCTTTGTGAAAATGAAAAACATGCCTACTATTCCAGTTAAGTTTTCTACTAGACAGCCCTTCACTTGCACCATATGTCCAATGGCTAGGCAAACCAGGCTACCATTCACTCACAGTACAACTCATTCTAAGAGTATATTTGACCTTCTTCATATTGATTTATGGGGTCCTTACCATGTTCCTACATATGATAATTGTAGATATTTCATCACCCTTGTAGATGACTATAGTAGAGCTACCTGGACATATTTGTTGATCACCAAAAGTAATGCCATACAGGTGCTTCAAACCTTTATCAATATGATAGAAAATCAGTTCCAAACAACTATAAAGTGTATCAGATCAGACTATGAGTTAGAGTTCAACAACAATGAAACACTTAAATTCTTTCAAGCTAAAGGCATTGCACATCAGAAAAGCTGCCCTTACACTCCACAGCAGAACAACATAGTGGAGAGAAAACACAGATACTTGCTTGAAACTGCTAGAGCACTTCTTTTCCAATCCAAGTTACCAACTAAGTACTGGGGTGATTGCATTCTTACATCTACATACCTCATTAACAGACTTCCATCCacatttcttcaaaataaatgtcCTTATGAGATGTTATATAAGGAAAAACCAAATATAGTCAATTAAGATTCTTTGGATGTCTATGTTATCCCACATTACCTAGAGTTCAGTGAGACAAACTAGAGCCAAGAACCATCCCCCATATCTTTATAGGATATCCTTCTGGAATCAAAGGGTACAAGGTAATGAGTCTTGCCACAAGGAAAATACAAATCTCAAGAGATGTAATTTTTCATGAAGGTATCTTtccattttctttctcttcagAAAATAGTAATTTTCCCTCTATTGCAAAAACTTGTTCTACTGATTTCTCTGAACCTTGTGATGCATTGTTAAACAATCATTTAGATGTAATTGATGATCATCCAAATCTGTCCCTTAATCCTCAGCCTATACATTCATCACCACCTACACAAACTGTACCAATCCCACATATACCACAGAGAAAATCCAATAGAGAAACTAAGATACCTTGTCATTTAAAGGACTATGTCTTGTCATTTCCCAATCTGAAGAACAACTCTGTTTCCAATACCATTCCCAACACCAACCAAAGTGGCCTGATATCTAATGCATTGTTCAGTAAACACAATCACACTAGTTCTGATGTCATTGCTTCTAAAAGTTAAGTCTTGGTTGAAAACATTTGCTGTGATAGTGAACCATATTCTTATGAAGAAGCAGCATTAAGTCCTGCATGGCAAAAGGCAATGGAACAAGAATTTGATGCTTTACATGCAAACAGAACTTGGGATTTGGTTAAACTGCCTATGGATAAACAAGCTATTGGTTGTAAATGGGTATACAAAGTGAAACATAAAGCTGATGGTAGTATTGAGAGATTCAAGGCTAGATTGGTGGTTAAGGGATACACACAAAAGGCTGGAATAGATTACACAGAAACATATTCACCTGTTGTCAAGATGACCACTGTGAGAACATTGATGGCATGTGTTGTGAAGAAAGGCTGGAAAATGTTTCAACTTGATGTCAATAATGCATTTCTGCATGGTGATTTAAATGAAGAGGTGTATATGACAATACCTCAAGGTCTTGATGTGGGTGAGCCAGGCTTAGTTTGCAAGCTTAACAAGTCTCTATATGGACTTAAACAAGCCAGCAGACAGTGGTATGCCAAGTTGACTGAAGCATTGTCTCTTAGAGGATATACACATTCACAGTATGATTATTCTTTGTTTTACAAGAAGTCTAATTCACTGGTGGTGTTTGTGGcagtttatgttgatgatatagtCTTAACAGGCACAGATACAACTGAGATCACTCAACTAAAGCTATACCTTGATAAGACATTCAAGATTGAAGATCTTGGtaaacttcattattttttgggtatgGAGATACTTGACACTGCAGGAGGGGTTCTTATCTCACAAAGGAAGTTTGCACTAGATTTACTGAAGGAGTATGACTGTTTCAGATACACATCTTTATCATCTCCCCTTGATCCCAATGTTAAACTCAAAGCCAAGGAAGGAAATCCATTACCTGATCCTACCTATTACAGGAAGCTTGTGGGAAAGCTAAATTTTCTTACTAATACCAGAATGGATATTGCTTTCAGTGTTCAACAATTGAGTCAGTTCATGCAGGATCCCAGAATTCCTCATTTACAAGCAGCTTTCCACTTGCTCAGGTATATAAAACAAGATCCTACCCTGGGAGTCTACTTATCAAAGGATCCTAATTGTATTATGAAGGCATATTGTGATTCAGACTGGGCTACATGTCCAGATTCCAGGAAATCAGTAAGTAGATTCTTGGTATTACTTGGAGATAGTCCTATCAGCTGGAAGTCTAAGAAGCAGGAAACTATATCACTGTCATCTGCAGAGGCTGAGTACAGGTCACTCAAGAAGGTGGTAGGTGAATTGGTGTGGCTACACAGGCTGATAAATGAGTTAACAATACCTCACTCTTCTCCCATTGTTGTATATTGCGACAGTCAAGCTGCtatacacatagcacataacccTGTGTTTCATGAGAGAACTAAACATATTGAAGTTGATTGCCATTTCGTACGTGATAAGCTGCAGAAGGGGCTCATTTTGATTCAACATGTAACCACAAATGAACAATTGGCAGACATTTTTACTAAGTCTCTCACTGGCATTAAACATGCTGCAATTCTGAACAAGTTGGTTGTAAGATCATTACCTCCAACTTGAGGAGGGGTATTGAGAATCATAGCTATCTATTTTCCTAGCAACAGAGTTAGTTAACATTTTCTTGTTagttgttagttagttagttagtcaCATTGTTAGTTAGTTAATCACATTGTTAGTTGGTTAGTTGGTTAAtcacattttttcttcttctttgattagtctAGAAACTTCCAAGTCACATGTATATAATGAAGGAGTTATAGATGAAATGAAGCATGATTTTGGAATGAAACAGATTGCTATTCtctccttcttcttcctctctaCAATGGTTGTTAGTTCACTGCATCAGTGAAGCCATTGGAGTTGTTAACTCACTGTATCAGTGAGTTCTTGTTACACCTGTTAGAATGAAACTTCAATTATCAATGAAGAATTTATACAATTACATATTCAAGTTACTTATCTACATGaacgaaaataaaaaaaaatacgaaccaatgcaaataaaatatatgttactAGCCAAGAAAAGTAAGTTATCGCCAAGATTGGATCGGATATACAAAGATGAAAGCAATTGGGTTTTACGTAGGAGATACAACTTGTAAAAAAATCTAACGAGCTAATATTCCGTGAAGTAcgaattttataccattttctaGCCGAGATTGCCACTGTtagcttttaaaaatttaaagtcaattttgtataaaactttgaagaagaaaaaattatacagCGGAATGTCGAGCACCACTGTAGCAACTTAAGAATATAGCTACGGTCAGTAATTATGAAAACTTTAAGTAAggagaataattaatttaattatggtAGCTATATGCAAAAGTTTCCCTTTATAAAAAGGGCAAAATATATAAATCTGATTCCCATTGTTTATGAGACCtactattttttctaatatagctatttatgatttattttattattttttttttaaaaaaaaaaacatgagcATTTGTGTGAATGACCCTACCAATTTTGGGTGGTTCTGAATGAAATTTATGAACTGGGCCTAGCATCTTTAAATTCATCTGGCTTTACTGTTGAGTACGGGTATCCTTTCGGCCCAATTGGTTAATGGCTAGAGCCTaatgcttttaaaaaaaataaaaaaaattggaaaaataacttaaatacacaactataagttttatattctctaattttcccttctttttttaaatattacataattcccttttttttaattttagtgtaagtttatagatacattacattctctctcctataatacacaattatccattttaatgcctattttttctccattaaaacactcaaccttttaaatcagtttttggattttgaattttctccatttaaacactcaaccttttaaatcagttttttgattttgaattattaattttaattaattttaaataaaagacccaattttgaaattttgaatttcaaaattcaaaaattttgaaatttcaaaaatcagaacaacttctcttaacttctcccgttttgttcttttaaatcagtttttggattttgaattttctccatttaaacactcaaccttttaaatcagttttttgattttgaattattaattttaattaattttaaataaaagacccaattttgaaattttgaatttcaaaattcaaaaattttgaaatttcaaaaatcagaACAACTTCTCTTAACTTCTCCCGTTTTGTTTTTACTCCATCAAGtttcagttctttttttttcataatcatCTTCCTTCTCTTAAAGATTACTTACTCTGCCGTTGCAACTTCAACGTAAACCCACATGCTTAACAACTCCCAAAaataaaaaccctaaacccccaAGTTTAGTTACCGAAGAAACAAATTCCAATCAGAGGAAAGATTAAACGAACAATCAAAAAGCAGATGAATTTGGTAATCTTCTTGTTCTCGGAGGCAAGCAGATGAactgatacatgttttgaaaattgttataatgtatcattcactaagtttaataa
This DNA window, taken from Solanum lycopersicum chromosome 5, SLM_r2.1, encodes the following:
- the LOC138348972 gene encoding uncharacterized protein, encoding MTEVTTQATGTRIDMNGVFYVHPSDNPKTPLVPTQFDGVGYRSWRRGILRALSVKNKSVFIDGSCVKPAKNSPQARQWQRCDDMVTSWILNSLTKEIADSVEYVNNSCELWKELKDRYDQTNDAKLYQIQKEIDDLTQGTLDITVYYTKLKKLWEELNTLKHQEHMHMYMYLWCQG